The Panicum hallii strain FIL2 chromosome 9, PHallii_v3.1, whole genome shotgun sequence genome has a window encoding:
- the LOC112873838 gene encoding uncharacterized protein LOC112873838, with protein MLNSTVELIALWASSSPSLLAFCFSHLIIAVLFLGGRGGCASELDTDGDSRGEWTSEGAQAEPLRGVQVHGGGKSNGGQEGPAAATNIIAGEGEVDAAAVQLEASGKDSGGDGESVAADASSQEKGGGDAEEDELMARAEEFIQRMNRAWRTENVRLC; from the coding sequence ATGCTGAACTCGACTGTGGAGCTGATCGCCCTCTGGGCGTCGTCCAGCCCGTCGCTACTGGCCTTCTGCTTTTCCCACCTCATCATCGCCGTCCTCTTcctcggcggccgcggcggctgcGCGTCAGAACTGGATACTGACGGTGACAGCCGTGGAGAGTGGACTTCGGAAGGTGCCCAGGCTGAACCCCTGCGTGGTGTCCAGGTACACGGAGGGGGAAAGAGCAATGGAGGACAGGAGGGTCCAGCCGCCGCCACGAACATCATCGCCGGAGAGGGTGAGGTTGACGCGGCTGCTGTCCAGTTGGAGGCTAGCGGAAAGGACAGTGGAGGTGACGGAGAGTCCGTTGCCGCTGACGCCTCGTCGCAAGAAAAAGGCGGTGGCGATGCAGAGGAGGATGAGCTGATGGCCCGCGCCGAGGAGTTCATCCAGAGGATGAACCGAGCCTGGAGGACGGAGAACGTGCGCCTATGCTGA
- the LOC112873837 gene encoding geraniol 8-hydroxylase-like, producing MELLVYATCAILAAVSSLYLLRLIAGSHRNLPPGPRPLPLVGSLLDLGAHPHRSLARLASRHGPLMALRLGAVTTVVASSADAARDVLQRHDAALSARSVPDAARARAHDEHSVGWLPPGSPRWRALRKVCSAELFAPRRLDAHQPLRRDKVRRLASHVARLAREGAPVDVGRAAFTTVLNLLSCAIFSADLADLDDRGASGAFKGVIEEFTVAVGVPNVADFFPVLAPLDPQRLRARIGRVFDKLHAIFDEQIERRVQERAAGEPPKNDFLDLLLDYRGAEDGRGFGRQTLLSLFTDLFSAGSDTSAATVEWAMAELLQNPSSMAKSRDELAQVMGAKQEIEESDIGKLKYLQAVVKETFRLHPPAPLLLPRQAEAATEVRGYTVPRGARVLVNLWAIGQDPELWAEPEKFMPERFLEKEMDFRGKDFELLPFGSGRRMCPGMPLADRMVHLMLATLLHRFEWRLPADVEKNGVDLSENFGTILGLATPLQAIAKPI from the exons ATGGAGCTCCTCGTCTACGCAACATGTGCCATCCTCGCCGCCGTTTCCTCCCTGTACCTCCTGCGCCTCATCGCCGGCAGCCACCGCAACCTGCCTCCTGGCCCCCGCCCACTGCCGCTCGTCGGCAGCCTCCTGGACCTCGGCGCCCACCCGCACCGCTCCCTCGCGCGCCTCGCGTCGCGCCACGGCCCGCTCATGGCGCTCCGCCTCGGCGCGGTCACCACGGTCGTCGCCTCCTCTGCGGACGCCGCCCGCGACGTCCTCCAGCGCCACGACGCCGCCCTCTCGGCGCGCTCCGTCCCcgacgccgcccgcgcgcgcgcgcacgacgAGCACTCCGTGGGCTGGCTCCCGCCGGGGAGCCCCCGGTGGCGCGCCCTGCGCAAGGTTTGCTCCGCGGAGCTCttcgcgccgcgccgcctcgACGCGCACCAGCCGCTCCGCCGCGACAAGGTGCGGCGGCTCGCGTCCCACGTGGCCCGGTTGGCGCGCGAGGGCGCGCCCGTCGACGTCGGCCGCGCGGCCTTCACGACCGTGCTGAACCTGCTCTCCTGCGCTATCTTCTCCGCCGACCTCGCGGACCTCGACGACCGCGGCGCGTCGGGGGCGTTCAAGGGCGTGATCGAGGAATTCACGGTGGCCGTCGGCGTGCCGAACGTGGCGGACTTCTTCCCCGTGCTCGCGCCGCTGGACCCGCAGCGCCTGAGGGCGCGCATCGGGAGGGTGTTCGACAAGTTGCACGCCATCTTCGATGAGCAGATCGAGCGGCGCGTGCAGGAGCGCGCCGCCGGGGAGCCCCCCAAGAACGACTTCCTGGACTTGCTGCTCGACTACCGCGGCGCGGAGGATGGCCGGGGCTTCGGTCGGCAGACGCTGCTCTCATTGTTCACG GATTTGTTCAGTGCCGGCAGTGACACAAGCGCGGCAACGGTAGAGTGGGCGATGGCCGAGCTGTTACAGAACCCCTCGTCAATGGCGAAGTCTCGTGACGAGCTCGCACAGGTGATGGGCGCCAAACAAGAGATCGAGGAATCGGACATCGGGAAGCTCAAGTACCTCCAGGCCGTCGTGAAGGAGACGTTCCGCCTCCACCCTCCCGCGCCGCTCCTGCTGCCCCGCCAGGCCGAGGCGGCGACGGAGGTCAGAGGCTACACGGTGCCCAGGGGCGCGCGCGTCCTGGTGAACTTGTGGGCGATCGGGCAGGACCCTGAGCTGTGGGCCGAGCCGGAGAAGTTCATGCCGGAGAGGTTCTTGGAGAAGGAGATGGACTTCCGCGGCAAGGACTTTGAGCTGCTGCCGTTTGGGTCCGGACGGAGGATGTGCCCCGGGATGCCGCTGGCTGATCGTATGGTGCATCTGATGCTCGCGACCTTGCTGCACCGGTTCGAATGGAGGCTTCCGGCAGATGTCGAGAAGAATGGGGTGGACCTGTCCGAGAATTTTGGGACAATACTTGGGTTGGCTACACCCCTACAGGCTATAGCTAAACCAATTTGA